A DNA window from Betta splendens chromosome 6, fBetSpl5.4, whole genome shotgun sequence contains the following coding sequences:
- the spire2 gene encoding protein spire homolog 2 isoform X2 gives MARSTNRSAKDGDSRVTAPTDRGEARDLAEPRELSLEEVLKSYEQPINEEQAWAVCHQCCSGLRPPRPPAGTLRRVEEPSSILLRRDGTVALRRESGHNDDGRPLPPVAECQLVQSLGVAIYRALDWGLDDSEERELSPQLERLIERMAGGDQDTHSDRTAGNGTTDEGYSGQEEEEEEEEQQDGVTRPVCTFRQVMALCAARLANPSLAPEHYQAVCRALFVETLELQTFLIKIRDAKEMLKRITTEDEDRPTAELDALKHKDWARLWVQLMKELRQGVKLKKVQEQPFNPLPTEFSLTPFEMLMQDIRARKFQLRKVMVDGDIPTRVKRNAHELILDFIRSRPPLKPVSERSLAPPPPQQQSLHDQVLAEIKQERKLRPVVPPSSRSFGSLPCLAQTCPCNVKSTSCINLSISEPGPRAPSRPRVLLKAPTLAEMEEMNISEEEESPDNGELRRVESFPMRLRRDRSFSEHDLALIHGEMLPSLSESAQLGEGVRLREDRPRSRTLSSSGQPPYHRASFPVHGWMPPSPAGLSLSSVDETTERMSSSRSGDKHQWMEEFSHPVESLALTVEEVINVRRVLVKAEMEKFLQSRELYNNLKRGKVCCCCRVKFPLFSWPSTCLLCKRSVCGSCSAKLPRPCVHLSSMKIPSKKLAHIPVYTVGFHSTPQSHGHKALVYKSLRSLSRRSVEEEFPHLYAHGCTLRDICAECTKFVADVISSSRRSLDILNNTPKREVRAASAAQRPQLQRQSNLEFYPQSHPSPQPQLRPKLPPH, from the exons ATGGCCAGATCCACTAACAGAAGCGCCAAGGACGGCGACTCGCGGGTCACCGCCCCCACGGACCGCGGAGAAGCGCGGGACCTGGCTGAACCCCGGGAACTGTctctggaggaggtgctgaagtCCTACGAGCAGCCCATCAACGAGGAGCAGGCGTGGGCGGTGTGCCACCAGTGCTGCAGCGGGCTGAGGCCGCCCCGCCCGCCGGCCGGGACGCTCCGCCGGGTGGAGGAGCCGTCGTCCATCCTCCTGCGCAGGGACGGAACCGTGGCGCTCCGGCGGGAGTCCGGACACAACG ATGACGGTCGTCCTCTTCCACCTGTTGCTGAGTGTCAG CTGGTCCAGTCCCTGGGTGTGGCCATCTACCGAGctctggactggggcctggacgaCAGCGAGGAGCGGGAGCTGAGCCCACAGCTGGAGCGCCTCATCGAACGCATGGCAGGAGGAGACCAGGACACGCACAGTGACCGGACTGCTGGTAACGGTACCACCGATGAGGGCTACAGCgggcaggaggaagaggaggaggaggaagagcagcaggacggagtGACGAGGCCAGTGTGTACCTTCCGCCAGGTGATGGCGCTGTGCGCTGCTCGGCTGGCCAACCCGAGCTTGGCCCCAGAGCACTACCAGGCTGTCTGCAGGGCTCTGTTTGTAGAGACTCTGGAGCTTCAGACCTTCCTCATCAAGATCAGAGATGCTAAGGAG ATGTTAAAAAGGATCACCACAGAGGACGAGGACCGTCCTACAGCTGAGCTTGATgccctcaaacacaaagactgg GCCCGTCTGTGGGTGCAGCTGATGAAGGAGCTCCGACAGGGGGTGAAgctgaagaaggtgcaggagcagCCGTTCAACCCTCTGCCCACAGAGTTCAGCCTCACGCCCTTCGAGATGCTGATGCAGGACATACGAGCTCGCAAGTTCCAACTCCGCAAAGTCATG GTGGACGGTGACATCCCTACCAGGGTGAAGAGAAATGCCCATGAGTTAATCCTGGATTTTATCAGGTCAAGGCCTCCGCTGAAGCCA GTTTCAGAGCGCAGTCTCGCGCCTCCTCCCCCACAGCAGCAGTCCCTCCATGACCAGGTCCTGGCTGAGAtcaagcaggagaggaagctcAGGCCTGTGGTCCCACCGAGCTCCAGAT CGTTTGGCTCGCTGCCCTGCCTGGCTCAGACTTGTCCTTGCAATGTCAAATCTACTTCGTGCATCAACTTGTCCATATCGGAGCCCGGACCCCGGGCACCGTCCCGCCCTCGCGTCCTGCTCAAAGCCCCGACACTGGCTGAGATGGAAGAGATGAACATATCTGAG GAAGAGGAATCCCCAGACAAtggggagctgaggagggtggaGAGTTTCCCTATGCGCCTCAGACGAGACCGCTCCTTCTCAGAGCACGACCTGGCCTTGATTCACGGCGAGATGCTTCCTTCTCTGTCTGAGTCAGCCCAGCTTGGCGAAGGGGTCAGACTGAGGGAGGACAGGCCCCGGTCCAGGACGTTGTCTAGCAGTGGCCAGCCTCCTTATCACAGAG CATCCTTCCCAGTTCATGGCTGGATGCCGCCCTCTCCAGCTGGCCTGTCTCTGAGCTCTGTGGATGAGACGACAGAGAGGATGTCAAGCTCCAGATCTGGAGACAAGCACCAGTGGATG GAGGAGTTCAGCCACCCTGTGGAGAGTCTTGCCTTAACGGTGGAGGAAGTGATCAATGTGCGCCGAGTGCTAGTcaaagcagagatggagaagtTTCTTCAGAGCAGAGAACTCTACAATAACCTGAAGAgaggcaag gtttgctgctgctgtagagtGAAGTTCCCTCTGTTCTCGTGGCCGTCCACCTGCTTACTGTGTAAACG ATCAGTCTGTGGCTCCTGCAGTGCAAAG CTGCCCAGGCCGTGTGTGCATCTGAGCTCT ATGAAGATCCCCTCCAAAAAGTTAGCCCATATTCCCGTGTACACTGTCGGCTTCCACAGCACACCACAGAGTCATGGACACAAAGCTCTGGTCTATAA gtCCTTGCGCAGCCTATCCCGCCGctcggtggaggaggagttcCCCCACCTGTATGCTCACGGCTGCACGCTGCGTGACATCTGCGCCGAATGCACCAAGTTTGTGGCTGACGTGATCTCCTCCAGCCGCCGGAGCCTGGACATCCTAAACAACACTCCAAAGAGGGAGGTCAGAGCAGCCAGCGCCGCTCAGAGGCCTCAGCTCCAACGTCAGTCCAACCTTGAGTTTTACCCACAGAGCCACCCTTCCCCACAGCCTCAGCTTCGCCCCAAACTCCCTCCCCATTAG
- the spire2 gene encoding protein spire homolog 2 isoform X7: protein MARSTNRSAKDGDSRVTAPTDRGEARDLAEPRELSLEEVLKSYEQPINEEQAWAVCHQCCSGLRPPRPPAGTLRRVEEPSSILLRRDGTVALRRESGHNDDGRPLPPVAECQLVQSLGVAIYRALDWGLDDSEERELSPQLERLIERMAGGDQDTHSDRTAGNGTTDEGYSGQEEEEEEEEQQDGVTRPVCTFRQVMALCAARLANPSLAPEHYQAVCRALFVETLELQTFLIKIRDAKEMLKRITTEDEDRPTAELDALKHKDWARLWVQLMKELRQGVKLKKVQEQPFNPLPTEFSLTPFEMLMQDIRARKFQLRKVMVDGDIPTRVKRNAHELILDFIRSRPPLKPVSERSLAPPPPQQQSLHDQVLAEIKQERKLRPVVPPSSRCERTITSFGSLPCLAQTCPCNVKSTSCINLSISEPGPRAPSRPRVLLKAPTLAEMEEMNISEEEESPDNGELRRVESFPMRLRRDRSFSEHDLALIHGEMLPSLSESAQLGEGVRLREDRPRSRTLSSSGQPPYHRASFPVHGWMPPSPAGLSLSSVDETTERMSSSRSGDKHQWMEEFSHPVESLALTVEEVINVRRVLVKAEMEKFLQSRELYNNLKRGKISLWLLQCKDEDPLQKVSPYSRVHCRLPQHTTESWTQSSGL, encoded by the exons ATGGCCAGATCCACTAACAGAAGCGCCAAGGACGGCGACTCGCGGGTCACCGCCCCCACGGACCGCGGAGAAGCGCGGGACCTGGCTGAACCCCGGGAACTGTctctggaggaggtgctgaagtCCTACGAGCAGCCCATCAACGAGGAGCAGGCGTGGGCGGTGTGCCACCAGTGCTGCAGCGGGCTGAGGCCGCCCCGCCCGCCGGCCGGGACGCTCCGCCGGGTGGAGGAGCCGTCGTCCATCCTCCTGCGCAGGGACGGAACCGTGGCGCTCCGGCGGGAGTCCGGACACAACG ATGACGGTCGTCCTCTTCCACCTGTTGCTGAGTGTCAG CTGGTCCAGTCCCTGGGTGTGGCCATCTACCGAGctctggactggggcctggacgaCAGCGAGGAGCGGGAGCTGAGCCCACAGCTGGAGCGCCTCATCGAACGCATGGCAGGAGGAGACCAGGACACGCACAGTGACCGGACTGCTGGTAACGGTACCACCGATGAGGGCTACAGCgggcaggaggaagaggaggaggaggaagagcagcaggacggagtGACGAGGCCAGTGTGTACCTTCCGCCAGGTGATGGCGCTGTGCGCTGCTCGGCTGGCCAACCCGAGCTTGGCCCCAGAGCACTACCAGGCTGTCTGCAGGGCTCTGTTTGTAGAGACTCTGGAGCTTCAGACCTTCCTCATCAAGATCAGAGATGCTAAGGAG ATGTTAAAAAGGATCACCACAGAGGACGAGGACCGTCCTACAGCTGAGCTTGATgccctcaaacacaaagactgg GCCCGTCTGTGGGTGCAGCTGATGAAGGAGCTCCGACAGGGGGTGAAgctgaagaaggtgcaggagcagCCGTTCAACCCTCTGCCCACAGAGTTCAGCCTCACGCCCTTCGAGATGCTGATGCAGGACATACGAGCTCGCAAGTTCCAACTCCGCAAAGTCATG GTGGACGGTGACATCCCTACCAGGGTGAAGAGAAATGCCCATGAGTTAATCCTGGATTTTATCAGGTCAAGGCCTCCGCTGAAGCCA GTTTCAGAGCGCAGTCTCGCGCCTCCTCCCCCACAGCAGCAGTCCCTCCATGACCAGGTCCTGGCTGAGAtcaagcaggagaggaagctcAGGCCTGTGGTCCCACCGAGCTCCAGATGTGAGAGGACAATCACTT CGTTTGGCTCGCTGCCCTGCCTGGCTCAGACTTGTCCTTGCAATGTCAAATCTACTTCGTGCATCAACTTGTCCATATCGGAGCCCGGACCCCGGGCACCGTCCCGCCCTCGCGTCCTGCTCAAAGCCCCGACACTGGCTGAGATGGAAGAGATGAACATATCTGAG GAAGAGGAATCCCCAGACAAtggggagctgaggagggtggaGAGTTTCCCTATGCGCCTCAGACGAGACCGCTCCTTCTCAGAGCACGACCTGGCCTTGATTCACGGCGAGATGCTTCCTTCTCTGTCTGAGTCAGCCCAGCTTGGCGAAGGGGTCAGACTGAGGGAGGACAGGCCCCGGTCCAGGACGTTGTCTAGCAGTGGCCAGCCTCCTTATCACAGAG CATCCTTCCCAGTTCATGGCTGGATGCCGCCCTCTCCAGCTGGCCTGTCTCTGAGCTCTGTGGATGAGACGACAGAGAGGATGTCAAGCTCCAGATCTGGAGACAAGCACCAGTGGATG GAGGAGTTCAGCCACCCTGTGGAGAGTCTTGCCTTAACGGTGGAGGAAGTGATCAATGTGCGCCGAGTGCTAGTcaaagcagagatggagaagtTTCTTCAGAGCAGAGAACTCTACAATAACCTGAAGAgaggcaag ATCAGTCTGTGGCTCCTGCAGTGCAAAG ATGAAGATCCCCTCCAAAAAGTTAGCCCATATTCCCGTGTACACTGTCGGCTTCCACAGCACACCACAGAGTCATGGACACAAAGCTCTGGTCTATAA
- the spire2 gene encoding protein spire homolog 2 isoform X6, which yields MARSTNRSAKDGDSRVTAPTDRGEARDLAEPRELSLEEVLKSYEQPINEEQAWAVCHQCCSGLRPPRPPAGTLRRVEEPSSILLRRDGTVALRRESGHNDDGRPLPPVAECQLVQSLGVAIYRALDWGLDDSEERELSPQLERLIERMAGGDQDTHSDRTAGNGTTDEGYSGQEEEEEEEEQQDGVTRPVCTFRQVMALCAARLANPSLAPEHYQAVCRALFVETLELQTFLIKIRDAKEMLKRITTEDEDRPTAELDALKHKDWARLWVQLMKELRQGVKLKKVQEQPFNPLPTEFSLTPFEMLMQDIRARKFQLRKVMVDGDIPTRVKRNAHELILDFIRSRPPLKPVSERSLAPPPPQQQSLHDQVLAEIKQERKLRPVVPPSSRCERTITSFGSLPCLAQTCPCNVKSTSCINLSISEPGPRAPSRPRVLLKAPTLAEMEEMNISEEEESPDNGELRRVESFPMRLRRDRSFSEHDLALIHGEMLPSLSESAQLGEGVRLREDRPRSRTLSSSGQPPYHRASFPVHGWMPPSPAGLSLSSVDETTERMSSSRSGDKHQWMEEFSHPVESLALTVEEVINVRRVLVKAEMEKFLQSRELYNNLKRGKISLWLLQCKAAQAVCASELYEDPLQKVSPYSRVHCRLPQHTTESWTQSSGL from the exons ATGGCCAGATCCACTAACAGAAGCGCCAAGGACGGCGACTCGCGGGTCACCGCCCCCACGGACCGCGGAGAAGCGCGGGACCTGGCTGAACCCCGGGAACTGTctctggaggaggtgctgaagtCCTACGAGCAGCCCATCAACGAGGAGCAGGCGTGGGCGGTGTGCCACCAGTGCTGCAGCGGGCTGAGGCCGCCCCGCCCGCCGGCCGGGACGCTCCGCCGGGTGGAGGAGCCGTCGTCCATCCTCCTGCGCAGGGACGGAACCGTGGCGCTCCGGCGGGAGTCCGGACACAACG ATGACGGTCGTCCTCTTCCACCTGTTGCTGAGTGTCAG CTGGTCCAGTCCCTGGGTGTGGCCATCTACCGAGctctggactggggcctggacgaCAGCGAGGAGCGGGAGCTGAGCCCACAGCTGGAGCGCCTCATCGAACGCATGGCAGGAGGAGACCAGGACACGCACAGTGACCGGACTGCTGGTAACGGTACCACCGATGAGGGCTACAGCgggcaggaggaagaggaggaggaggaagagcagcaggacggagtGACGAGGCCAGTGTGTACCTTCCGCCAGGTGATGGCGCTGTGCGCTGCTCGGCTGGCCAACCCGAGCTTGGCCCCAGAGCACTACCAGGCTGTCTGCAGGGCTCTGTTTGTAGAGACTCTGGAGCTTCAGACCTTCCTCATCAAGATCAGAGATGCTAAGGAG ATGTTAAAAAGGATCACCACAGAGGACGAGGACCGTCCTACAGCTGAGCTTGATgccctcaaacacaaagactgg GCCCGTCTGTGGGTGCAGCTGATGAAGGAGCTCCGACAGGGGGTGAAgctgaagaaggtgcaggagcagCCGTTCAACCCTCTGCCCACAGAGTTCAGCCTCACGCCCTTCGAGATGCTGATGCAGGACATACGAGCTCGCAAGTTCCAACTCCGCAAAGTCATG GTGGACGGTGACATCCCTACCAGGGTGAAGAGAAATGCCCATGAGTTAATCCTGGATTTTATCAGGTCAAGGCCTCCGCTGAAGCCA GTTTCAGAGCGCAGTCTCGCGCCTCCTCCCCCACAGCAGCAGTCCCTCCATGACCAGGTCCTGGCTGAGAtcaagcaggagaggaagctcAGGCCTGTGGTCCCACCGAGCTCCAGATGTGAGAGGACAATCACTT CGTTTGGCTCGCTGCCCTGCCTGGCTCAGACTTGTCCTTGCAATGTCAAATCTACTTCGTGCATCAACTTGTCCATATCGGAGCCCGGACCCCGGGCACCGTCCCGCCCTCGCGTCCTGCTCAAAGCCCCGACACTGGCTGAGATGGAAGAGATGAACATATCTGAG GAAGAGGAATCCCCAGACAAtggggagctgaggagggtggaGAGTTTCCCTATGCGCCTCAGACGAGACCGCTCCTTCTCAGAGCACGACCTGGCCTTGATTCACGGCGAGATGCTTCCTTCTCTGTCTGAGTCAGCCCAGCTTGGCGAAGGGGTCAGACTGAGGGAGGACAGGCCCCGGTCCAGGACGTTGTCTAGCAGTGGCCAGCCTCCTTATCACAGAG CATCCTTCCCAGTTCATGGCTGGATGCCGCCCTCTCCAGCTGGCCTGTCTCTGAGCTCTGTGGATGAGACGACAGAGAGGATGTCAAGCTCCAGATCTGGAGACAAGCACCAGTGGATG GAGGAGTTCAGCCACCCTGTGGAGAGTCTTGCCTTAACGGTGGAGGAAGTGATCAATGTGCGCCGAGTGCTAGTcaaagcagagatggagaagtTTCTTCAGAGCAGAGAACTCTACAATAACCTGAAGAgaggcaag ATCAGTCTGTGGCTCCTGCAGTGCAAAG CTGCCCAGGCCGTGTGTGCATCTGAGCTCT ATGAAGATCCCCTCCAAAAAGTTAGCCCATATTCCCGTGTACACTGTCGGCTTCCACAGCACACCACAGAGTCATGGACACAAAGCTCTGGTCTATAA